In Paenibacillus sonchi, a single genomic region encodes these proteins:
- a CDS encoding YtpI family protein, whose product MILFIKYVLFILMIICLIGAAVYSYTSRRAQNPLDKGAKRSIMNILLGAMLVSLSLICMFVFRGSTVNVIIEAVFLLIGAFNIFSGLRSYGFYSRNRKNGTPLH is encoded by the coding sequence ATGATTTTGTTCATCAAGTATGTGCTGTTCATTCTGATGATCATCTGTTTGATTGGTGCCGCCGTCTACAGCTACACTTCCCGCAGAGCGCAGAACCCGCTCGACAAAGGAGCCAAACGCTCCATCATGAACATTCTGCTCGGCGCCATGCTCGTTTCGCTCTCCCTGATCTGCATGTTTGTGTTCCGCGGCTCCACGGTCAATGTGATAATCGAGGCGGTGTTTCTGCTGATCGGAGCGTTCAATATCTTTTCCGGGCTGCGCAGCTATGGATTTTACAGCCGGAACCGGAAAAACGGAACACCTCTTCAT
- a CDS encoding YtrH family sporulation protein has translation MNVFLSKAVLDFFIAFGIVMGGAMLGGIGAVFSLQPPTQTMLDVADRIKIWALAAAVGGTIDPMRVIESNMLGGNLSPAIKQILYLVFAFLGAHMGSELVKWVCGKG, from the coding sequence ATGAACGTTTTTTTGAGCAAAGCCGTCCTCGATTTCTTTATCGCCTTCGGGATTGTGATGGGCGGGGCCATGCTGGGCGGCATAGGGGCCGTATTTTCGCTGCAGCCGCCTACACAGACCATGCTGGATGTGGCCGACCGGATCAAAATCTGGGCGCTTGCCGCCGCCGTCGGCGGAACCATCGACCCGATGCGGGTCATTGAGAGCAACATGCTGGGAGGTAATCTCTCCCCTGCCATCAAGCAAATCCTCTATTTAGTCTTTGCGTTTCTGGGCGCTCATATGGGCAGCGAGCTGGTCAAATGGGTGTGCGGCAAGGGGTGA
- a CDS encoding phosphatidylglycerophosphatase A: MSYQMAEELLKRRGVSLASIAEIVYILQSAYYADLTEEECLSSVKAVLGKREVQYTLMTGVALDELAEQRLLPQPLQAVLEADESLYGADETLALGITGVYGMIGLTGFGYLDKIKLGIIGKLNDDRGRIHVFLDDLVAGIAAAASARIAHRHEGAKVYPHVTGTE; this comes from the coding sequence ATGTCCTATCAAATGGCAGAAGAGCTGCTGAAGCGCAGGGGAGTATCGCTGGCGTCCATTGCTGAGATCGTATATATTTTGCAATCGGCTTATTATGCGGATTTAACGGAAGAAGAGTGCCTCTCCAGTGTGAAGGCGGTACTCGGCAAAAGAGAGGTCCAGTACACGCTGATGACCGGCGTCGCACTGGATGAGCTGGCAGAGCAGCGGCTGCTTCCCCAGCCGCTGCAGGCGGTTCTCGAAGCGGACGAATCGCTCTACGGCGCAGATGAGACGCTGGCGCTCGGCATCACAGGCGTATACGGGATGATCGGACTTACAGGCTTCGGTTATCTCGATAAAATAAAGCTGGGAATTATCGGCAAATTGAACGATGATAGAGGAAGAATTCATGTGTTTCTGGACGATCTGGTTGCCGGAATCGCGGCTGCGGCGTCGGCCAGAATCGCCCACCGGCATGAAGGGGCAAAGGTGTATCCCCATGTGACCGGAACGGAATAA
- the accD gene encoding acetyl-CoA carboxylase, carboxyltransferase subunit beta, whose translation MFKDLFQKKRKYATIPSERVERTGGPVEGERPKREIPEGLMSKCTKCGTIQYSKELEKNLKVCPSCGYHMRLNASERIAMTLDPEGFIEFDSEMASVDPLQFPGYASKLEQQQSKTGQVEAVVTGQGTIGGHPVIVAVMNFEFFTGSMGSVVGEKITRAVEEATEKRLPLLIFSTSGGARMQESILSLMQMAKTSAALARFGEVGGLYISVITDPTTGGVSASFASLGDIIIAEPGAVFGFAGRIVIEQTIRQKLPEDFQTAEFNLQHGQLDLVVHRKEMRATLAKLLDLHDVKGGF comes from the coding sequence TTGTTCAAAGATTTATTTCAAAAAAAACGGAAGTACGCGACCATTCCTTCAGAACGTGTGGAGCGGACCGGCGGACCGGTTGAAGGCGAACGGCCCAAACGGGAGATTCCCGAAGGGCTTATGAGCAAGTGCACCAAATGCGGAACGATCCAGTACAGCAAGGAGCTGGAGAAGAACCTGAAGGTATGCCCTTCCTGCGGCTACCATATGCGCCTGAACGCTTCTGAACGGATCGCGATGACGCTGGACCCTGAAGGGTTTATTGAATTTGACAGTGAAATGGCCTCTGTGGACCCGCTGCAGTTTCCGGGCTATGCGTCCAAGCTGGAACAGCAGCAGTCCAAAACAGGACAGGTTGAAGCTGTGGTCACAGGCCAGGGCACCATTGGCGGCCATCCGGTGATTGTTGCGGTAATGAACTTTGAGTTTTTTACCGGCAGCATGGGCTCGGTTGTAGGTGAGAAAATTACGCGTGCGGTGGAAGAAGCCACTGAGAAGAGACTGCCGCTGCTGATCTTTTCGACTTCGGGCGGGGCACGGATGCAGGAGAGCATTCTCAGTCTGATGCAGATGGCCAAGACCAGCGCCGCACTTGCCAGATTCGGCGAGGTTGGCGGGCTGTATATCTCCGTCATTACCGATCCGACTACGGGCGGTGTATCGGCGAGCTTTGCCAGTCTCGGGGATATCATCATAGCCGAACCGGGGGCAGTCTTTGGCTTTGCCGGACGGATTGTGATTGAGCAGACGATCCGCCAGAAGCTTCCGGAGGATTTCCAGACCGCTGAATTCAACCTTCAGCATGGACAGCTGGATTTGGTGGTGCACCGCAAGGAAATGCGGGCAACTCTTGCCAAGCTGCTGGATCTGCATGATGTGAAAGGGGGATTTTAG
- the pyk gene encoding pyruvate kinase — translation MRKSKIVCTIGPASESLENIKKLILAGMNVARLNFSHGDFEEHGNRIKTIRQASQELGKTVAILLDTKGPEIRTGKLEVEPIELVQDEYLTLTTEEILGDQNRISVTYTDLPSDVQVGSTILIDDGLIGLTVVDIQGTEIKTRIVNGGTIKSKKGVNVPGVAISLPGITEKDTNDIIFGIEQDIDFIAASFVRKASDVQEIRALLEKHNASHIQIISKIENQQGVDNLDEILAVSDGLMVARGDLGVEIPAEDVPLAQKLMIQKCNIAGKPVITATQMLDSMQRNPRPTRAEASDVANAIFDGTDAIMLSGETAAGKYPVESVLTMSRIAEKAESALNHREIFMKQQIAQETTVTEAISQSVAISALDLNAKAIISSTVTGHTARVVSKYRPKSQIIAVTTQERTMRQLALVWGVTPVHGLEATSTDELLETALKGGKASGLVKAGDLVVITAGIPLGRSGSTNLVKVDTIPAD, via the coding sequence ATGCGGAAAAGTAAAATTGTATGTACGATTGGTCCTGCTAGTGAATCGTTGGAGAATATCAAAAAATTGATTTTGGCCGGTATGAATGTAGCCCGTCTGAACTTCTCCCACGGCGATTTTGAAGAGCACGGCAACCGGATCAAAACGATCCGTCAGGCTTCCCAGGAGCTTGGCAAGACTGTTGCTATCCTGCTCGACACCAAAGGACCAGAGATTCGCACAGGCAAACTGGAAGTAGAACCGATTGAGCTGGTACAGGACGAGTATCTGACACTGACTACGGAAGAAATCCTTGGTGACCAAAACCGTATCTCTGTCACTTACACCGACCTTCCTAGCGATGTTCAAGTAGGATCTACCATCCTGATCGACGACGGCCTTATCGGACTTACCGTTGTTGACATTCAAGGCACCGAAATCAAGACCCGCATTGTTAACGGCGGTACGATCAAGAGCAAGAAGGGTGTTAACGTACCTGGAGTTGCTATTTCCCTGCCGGGCATTACGGAAAAAGACACCAATGATATCATTTTTGGGATCGAACAGGACATCGATTTTATCGCCGCTTCCTTCGTCCGCAAAGCCAGCGACGTTCAGGAAATCCGTGCATTGCTTGAGAAGCACAACGCTTCCCATATCCAAATCATTTCCAAAATCGAAAACCAGCAAGGTGTTGACAACCTTGATGAAATTCTGGCAGTTTCCGACGGCCTGATGGTTGCCCGCGGCGACCTTGGTGTGGAAATTCCGGCTGAAGATGTGCCTTTGGCTCAGAAATTGATGATTCAAAAATGTAACATTGCCGGCAAACCGGTAATTACTGCAACACAAATGCTGGATTCCATGCAGCGTAATCCGCGTCCTACCCGTGCTGAAGCGAGTGACGTAGCGAACGCAATTTTTGATGGAACCGATGCAATCATGCTGTCCGGTGAAACAGCTGCCGGGAAATATCCGGTAGAATCCGTGCTGACTATGTCCCGCATTGCCGAGAAGGCTGAATCCGCACTGAATCACCGTGAGATCTTCATGAAGCAGCAGATCGCTCAAGAAACTACTGTAACTGAAGCAATCAGCCAATCCGTAGCGATCTCCGCTCTGGACCTGAATGCCAAAGCTATTATTTCTTCGACAGTAACAGGCCACACTGCACGCGTGGTTTCCAAATACCGTCCTAAATCACAGATTATCGCTGTGACCACACAAGAAAGAACTATGCGTCAACTCGCTCTTGTCTGGGGCGTAACTCCAGTTCACGGACTTGAAGCTACTTCAACCGATGAATTGCTGGAAACGGCCCTCAAAGGCGGCAAAGCTTCCGGTCTGGTTAAAGCCGGCGATCTGGTTGTAATTACAGCCGGTATTCCGCTGGGACGTTCCGGTTCCACGAACCTGGTTAAAGTAGACACGATTCCAGCTGATTAG
- a CDS encoding G1 family glutamic endopeptidase, giving the protein MNRAELSKRTRPCVTDKVHSGKAQSTGFGWTSGNWSGYAIYGKKGAFRRISGEWIVPLVKPTSSPTYSSAWIGIDGFKNSSLIQTGTGHESMGGVVHYYAWWEILPAAETVIPLPVSPGDHMQASIVKLGSGKWSITLFNLSKSWTFRTFQRYTGPQTSAEWIMEAPLVGGIIGKLAKVSTTRFFNCRVNGRSPRLTPADSGIMVQKKITVSVPGSPNASGDAFIVKRVYRKGKPLIHSRSPIIVRS; this is encoded by the coding sequence GTGAACAGAGCTGAGCTTTCAAAACGCACCCGGCCCTGCGTAACGGACAAAGTCCATTCGGGCAAAGCGCAAAGCACCGGCTTTGGCTGGACCTCCGGCAACTGGAGCGGGTACGCCATCTACGGAAAAAAAGGCGCGTTTCGGCGGATATCCGGCGAATGGATTGTCCCCTTGGTCAAACCCACTTCCAGCCCCACCTATTCTTCAGCCTGGATCGGGATCGACGGCTTCAAAAACAGCAGCCTGATTCAGACAGGCACCGGTCATGAATCTATGGGCGGGGTTGTCCACTATTATGCCTGGTGGGAGATTCTCCCTGCCGCTGAGACCGTTATTCCTTTGCCCGTATCACCGGGGGATCACATGCAGGCTTCTATCGTTAAGCTTGGCAGCGGCAAATGGAGCATCACGCTTTTCAATCTCAGCAAATCATGGACCTTTCGCACATTTCAGCGTTACACCGGGCCTCAAACCTCCGCCGAATGGATCATGGAAGCGCCCTTAGTGGGCGGTATCATCGGAAAGCTGGCTAAGGTATCAACCACCCGCTTCTTCAACTGCCGTGTCAACGGGAGAAGTCCAAGGCTGACACCTGCTGACAGCGGAATCATGGTACAGAAGAAAATTACAGTAAGTGTACCCGGGAGCCCCAATGCCAGCGGCGATGCTTTTATAGTCAAACGGGTCTATCGTAAAGGGAAACCTCTGATTCACTCCAGAAGCCCTATTATTGTCCGCTCTTAA
- a CDS encoding MFS transporter, protein MKKLLKLRGFYLFLGLAGGSFGSYLTLLLKQGGLDSGRIGMLMATGTLIAICIQPLWGVISDRYNQARLVLILSVAVPAVLAVFYQSDYFIVLLVVYTLSTIFSSTQAPIADSYAIVAANKAGSTYGSIRMMLSIGAAVGAYAGSQYVSHFSVSTIWVPFLLLSSVAVVFALTLPKQAEENRMMSQSFSKGIKTLLGNKIFLAFLGGSFLVNQTMTAFGTYFVLAFQSVGGSTSHAGIALFIASFTNFPSMLYASKVIKKLGRERTLLLGALIYVLRWGIQFAFPAPEVMIGVQVLHGLSFGLFYVAAVEYVSHITLPEMQATGQSVFNIVFSGFAGILGNLLNGILLREGGVWLMNLSCMLSSAVGVLLIFYVSRSTRKRILIPVASERASL, encoded by the coding sequence ATGAAAAAACTGCTCAAGCTGCGCGGATTTTATCTGTTCTTGGGACTTGCCGGCGGTTCATTCGGCTCTTATCTTACCCTGCTGCTGAAGCAGGGGGGACTGGACAGCGGCCGGATCGGAATGCTCATGGCGACTGGCACACTGATTGCCATCTGTATTCAACCTTTATGGGGTGTAATTTCTGACCGCTACAACCAAGCCCGGCTGGTGCTGATTTTAAGTGTGGCGGTTCCGGCGGTATTGGCAGTTTTTTACCAGTCGGATTATTTCATTGTTTTGCTGGTGGTTTATACTCTCTCGACCATCTTTTCCTCTACACAGGCTCCTATAGCCGATTCCTACGCCATTGTAGCGGCGAACAAGGCCGGCTCCACTTATGGGAGCATCCGGATGATGCTTAGCATAGGAGCGGCCGTAGGGGCCTATGCGGGGTCGCAGTATGTCTCGCATTTTTCCGTATCCACGATCTGGGTGCCGTTTCTGCTGCTGAGCAGTGTGGCCGTTGTGTTTGCGCTCACCCTGCCCAAGCAGGCGGAAGAGAACCGAATGATGAGCCAGTCGTTCTCCAAGGGCATCAAAACGCTGCTGGGCAACAAAATATTTTTGGCTTTTCTAGGCGGGAGTTTTCTCGTGAACCAGACGATGACGGCCTTTGGTACTTATTTTGTACTGGCCTTTCAATCGGTGGGGGGCTCGACCAGCCATGCCGGGATTGCGCTGTTCATCGCCTCGTTTACGAACTTTCCCTCCATGCTGTATGCCTCGAAGGTCATTAAGAAGCTGGGCAGGGAGCGCACGCTGCTGCTGGGTGCCCTCATCTATGTGCTGCGATGGGGAATTCAGTTCGCTTTTCCGGCCCCAGAGGTGATGATCGGCGTCCAGGTGCTGCATGGCCTGTCTTTTGGGCTTTTTTATGTCGCTGCCGTGGAGTATGTATCGCATATTACGCTGCCGGAAATGCAGGCTACAGGCCAAAGTGTGTTCAACATCGTATTCTCCGGTTTTGCGGGGATTCTGGGTAATCTGCTCAACGGGATTTTGCTCAGGGAGGGTGGAGTGTGGCTGATGAATTTATCCTGCATGCTCAGCTCTGCGGTGGGAGTGCTGCTGATCTTTTACGTCTCCCGGAGCACACGCAAGCGCATTCTAATACCGGTAGCATCCGAAAGAGCAAGCCTTTAG
- a CDS encoding acyl-CoA thioesterase translates to MKSRNPGLTSRWYGTTFRVRYQETDQMGVVYHANYLSWFESGRTEMFRELGFAYRSLENMGVLLPVTTADLQFKSPARYDDLVAVYARLTTFSALRVVYEYEIRRLAGMEEVTGDPEAFGLAGFSAPADVEQLPGELLVTGSTSHVWLNTEWKPVRLDRVLPELFLAITMALREEGGAV, encoded by the coding sequence ATGAAATCACGCAATCCGGGATTGACCAGCCGCTGGTATGGCACAACGTTCCGCGTACGCTATCAGGAGACAGACCAGATGGGAGTGGTCTATCACGCCAATTATTTGAGCTGGTTCGAGAGCGGGCGTACGGAGATGTTCCGGGAGCTTGGCTTTGCCTACCGTTCGCTGGAAAATATGGGGGTGCTTCTCCCGGTAACCACAGCAGATTTGCAATTTAAAAGTCCGGCGCGATATGATGATCTTGTCGCTGTGTATGCACGGCTTACCACTTTCTCGGCACTCCGGGTTGTATACGAATATGAAATCCGCCGGTTGGCCGGGATGGAGGAAGTAACGGGTGATCCGGAGGCATTTGGTCTTGCGGGGTTTTCTGCACCTGCTGATGTTGAGCAATTGCCCGGAGAATTGCTGGTTACCGGTTCAACGAGCCATGTGTGGCTGAATACGGAGTGGAAGCCTGTAAGGCTGGACCGGGTGCTGCCGGAGTTGTTTTTGGCCATAACCATGGCGCTGAGGGAAGAAGGAGGAGCAGTATGA
- a CDS encoding FxsA family protein, with translation MIRNKWLWAALFVIPAVELFGFIYVAGFLGAPKTLLLMLASSVIGFLMMRFEGKKVLLDSRTHMQEGRVPGRTMLDGLCIFFGGLLLILPGFVTDIVGFSLVFPLTRPLYRVFLLKWIEKKMKNGTFTFYRR, from the coding sequence ATGATCAGGAACAAATGGCTTTGGGCTGCATTGTTTGTTATCCCGGCCGTGGAATTATTCGGGTTTATTTACGTGGCGGGTTTTCTCGGAGCCCCCAAGACGCTGCTGCTCATGCTGGCCAGTTCCGTGATCGGCTTTTTGATGATGCGCTTCGAGGGCAAGAAGGTGCTGCTGGACAGCAGAACGCATATGCAGGAAGGCCGGGTGCCGGGGAGGACCATGCTGGACGGCTTGTGCATCTTTTTTGGCGGCCTGCTGCTGATTCTCCCAGGTTTTGTGACGGATATCGTCGGCTTTTCGCTGGTATTTCCGCTGACCCGGCCGCTGTACCGGGTTTTTCTGTTGAAATGGATTGAGAAAAAGATGAAAAACGGCACCTTCACCTTTTACCGCCGATAG
- the ytvI gene encoding sporulation integral membrane protein YtvI — MDSLVLKRVLRGLWVVLAAALLLLGVYVLLPLVYPLLLAYLLAYLMHPLVLILRGFKLPRWLAVSLSLLFYVGGTALVLTALITRLVKELIGLLQTFDLHTDQWRELLLSISRNASIQNIINQINQFYHDNPDYHATIDSNISRTTETVGQAVTEIITGFFNMVLKLISALPSMGSILIVIMLSAFFLSTGWERHNAKLRALVPVPLRRPVSEIWHDLRNALFGYLRAQLVLISITAIIVIAGLLLLGVNSAFAIGLTIGLVDLVPYLGVGIVLLPWAIYSYMTGNLALGIGLSVLYAVILITRQILEPKVLASSIGLDPLAMLIGVFAGLQLFGMLGLLLGPVLLVVLDAFHRAGVFRALHSYIVSGRLH; from the coding sequence ATGGATTCGCTGGTATTAAAAAGAGTGCTGCGCGGCCTCTGGGTCGTACTGGCCGCCGCATTGCTGCTGCTGGGGGTCTATGTGCTGCTGCCGCTCGTGTATCCTCTGCTGCTTGCCTACCTGCTCGCCTATCTGATGCATCCGCTGGTGCTGATTCTGAGGGGCTTCAAGCTTCCGCGCTGGCTGGCCGTGTCGCTTTCACTGCTTTTTTATGTCGGGGGTACCGCACTGGTGCTGACTGCGCTGATCACCCGCCTTGTCAAAGAATTGATCGGGCTGCTTCAGACATTCGATCTGCACACCGACCAGTGGCGGGAGCTGCTGCTGTCCATCAGCCGGAATGCCAGCATTCAAAATATTATTAATCAAATCAACCAGTTTTATCACGATAACCCGGACTATCACGCCACAATCGACAGCAATATCAGCAGAACCACGGAGACGGTAGGCCAGGCTGTGACCGAGATCATCACCGGCTTCTTCAATATGGTCCTTAAGCTGATCTCCGCACTGCCCAGCATGGGCTCCATTCTGATCGTCATCATGTTATCCGCCTTCTTCCTCAGCACAGGCTGGGAGCGGCACAACGCCAAGCTGAGAGCACTGGTGCCTGTGCCGCTGCGCAGACCCGTGTCAGAGATTTGGCACGATTTGCGCAACGCGCTGTTTGGCTACCTGCGGGCGCAGCTGGTGCTGATTTCAATCACGGCCATTATTGTCATCGCCGGGCTGCTGCTGCTTGGCGTGAACTCCGCCTTTGCCATCGGACTGACGATCGGTCTGGTTGATCTGGTGCCCTATCTCGGCGTAGGAATTGTGCTGCTGCCTTGGGCAATCTACTCTTACATGACCGGCAATCTGGCGCTCGGCATCGGGCTGTCGGTGCTCTACGCCGTGATTCTCATCACGCGCCAGATCCTGGAGCCGAAAGTCCTTGCGAGCAGCATTGGCCTGGACCCGCTTGCCATGCTGATCGGCGTGTTCGCCGGCCTTCAGCTGTTCGGCATGCTCGGCCTGCTCCTCGGCCCCGTCCTACTGGTCGTGCTCGATGCCTTTCACCGGGCCGGTGTGTTCCGCGCCCTGCATAGTTATATTGTGAGCGGGAGGCTGCATTAG
- the icd gene encoding NADP-dependent isocitrate dehydrogenase, whose protein sequence is MLKLEKYDLPTEGEQITIEDGKLLVPDHPIIPFIEGDGTGRDIWKASKRVLDAAVAKAYGGKKQIAWYEVFAGEKAFNTYGEWLPNDTLEAIREYIVAIKGPLTTPIGGGIRSLNVALRQELDLYVCLRPVRYFDGVPSPVKHPELVDMVIFRENTEDIYAGIEYKEGSAEVKKVIEFLQNELGVNKIRFPETSGIGIKPVSSEGSKRLVRSAVEYAIKHGRKSVTLVHKGNIMKFTEGAFKNWGYEVAEQEFGDQVFTWNQYDAIKEKSGEAAANAAQKEAEASGKIIIKDAIADIALQQVLTRPTDFDVIATLNLNGDYLSDALAAQIGGIGIAPGANINYVTGHAIFEATHGTAPKYADKDVVNPGSVILSGVMLLEHLGWQEAADLIYKGMSTAINNKTVTYDFARQMEGATELKCSAFADEIINHL, encoded by the coding sequence ATGTTGAAACTGGAAAAATACGATCTGCCGACAGAAGGCGAACAAATTACAATCGAAGACGGCAAGCTGCTCGTTCCGGATCATCCGATCATCCCGTTCATCGAGGGTGACGGTACAGGCCGCGACATTTGGAAAGCCTCCAAACGGGTACTGGATGCTGCAGTAGCCAAAGCCTACGGCGGCAAGAAGCAGATTGCCTGGTACGAAGTATTTGCCGGTGAGAAAGCCTTCAATACATATGGTGAATGGCTGCCGAACGATACGCTGGAAGCAATCCGCGAGTATATTGTAGCTATCAAGGGGCCGCTGACTACGCCAATCGGTGGCGGTATCCGTTCCCTGAACGTGGCCCTGCGCCAGGAGCTGGATCTCTATGTCTGCCTGCGTCCGGTACGCTATTTCGATGGTGTGCCTTCTCCGGTGAAGCATCCCGAGCTGGTGGATATGGTGATTTTCCGTGAAAATACAGAGGATATCTATGCCGGCATCGAGTACAAGGAAGGCTCCGCAGAAGTGAAAAAGGTTATCGAATTCCTGCAGAACGAGCTGGGCGTGAACAAAATCCGTTTCCCGGAAACTTCCGGGATCGGCATCAAGCCGGTATCCTCCGAAGGCTCGAAGCGCCTGGTGCGCTCTGCGGTGGAATATGCAATCAAGCATGGCCGCAAGAGTGTGACGCTGGTGCACAAGGGCAACATCATGAAGTTCACTGAAGGCGCATTTAAGAACTGGGGTTATGAAGTGGCGGAGCAGGAATTCGGCGACCAGGTCTTCACCTGGAACCAATATGATGCCATCAAGGAGAAGAGCGGCGAGGCGGCTGCAAATGCTGCCCAGAAGGAAGCGGAAGCATCCGGCAAAATCATCATCAAGGATGCGATTGCGGATATCGCCCTCCAGCAGGTGTTGACCCGCCCAACCGATTTTGATGTGATCGCCACGCTCAATCTGAACGGGGACTATCTGTCCGACGCGCTTGCTGCGCAAATCGGCGGGATCGGCATTGCGCCTGGAGCGAATATTAACTATGTTACAGGACACGCTATTTTTGAGGCTACACACGGCACTGCACCGAAATATGCCGATAAAGACGTAGTCAATCCGGGTTCGGTAATTCTGTCCGGCGTAATGCTGCTTGAGCATCTGGGCTGGCAGGAAGCGGCGGATCTGATCTACAAAGGCATGAGCACGGCCATCAACAATAAGACCGTTACCTACGATTTCGCCCGCCAGATGGAAGGCGCAACAGAGCTGAAATGCTCGGCCTTTGCTGACGAAATCATCAATCATCTATAA
- the mdh gene encoding malate dehydrogenase, translated as MAIKRNKITVVGAGFTGSTTALMLAQKELGDVVLLDIPQLENPTKGKVLDMLEAGPVLKFDARITGTSSYGDAADSDIVIITAGIARKPGMSRDDLVNTNAGIVKSVCENVKRVAPESIVIILSNPVDAMTYVAFRTLGFPKNRVIGQSGVLDTARYCTFIAEELNVSVEDVRGFVLGGHGDDMVPLVRYSSVGGIPIETLIPAERIAEIVQRTRVGGGEIVSLLGNGSAYYAPAASLVQMTEAVLKDKKRIIPVIALLEGEYGYDGLFMGIPALLGAEGIEKIFELELTAEEKAALDKSADSVRAVTSVVTI; from the coding sequence GTGGCTATCAAACGTAATAAAATTACAGTCGTAGGCGCCGGTTTTACCGGCTCCACCACGGCGTTAATGCTTGCCCAAAAGGAGCTTGGCGATGTGGTGCTTCTGGATATTCCCCAGCTGGAGAACCCGACCAAAGGCAAGGTGCTGGATATGCTGGAGGCCGGTCCGGTACTGAAGTTTGATGCCCGGATTACGGGTACCTCCAGCTACGGGGATGCGGCGGATTCGGATATTGTCATCATCACGGCGGGGATTGCGCGCAAGCCGGGAATGAGCCGCGATGATCTCGTCAACACGAATGCGGGCATTGTAAAATCGGTGTGCGAGAATGTGAAGCGTGTGGCGCCTGAATCCATTGTCATCATCCTGAGCAATCCGGTAGATGCCATGACTTACGTGGCCTTTAGAACGCTGGGCTTTCCCAAAAACCGGGTCATCGGCCAATCCGGCGTGCTGGACACCGCCCGTTACTGTACTTTTATCGCCGAGGAGCTTAACGTTTCGGTAGAGGATGTGCGCGGCTTTGTTCTGGGCGGCCACGGGGACGACATGGTTCCGCTGGTGCGGTATTCCAGTGTCGGCGGCATTCCGATCGAAACACTGATTCCGGCAGAGCGGATTGCGGAGATTGTGCAGCGTACGCGGGTAGGCGGCGGTGAGATTGTCAGCCTGCTTGGCAACGGCAGTGCTTACTATGCCCCTGCAGCATCTCTCGTGCAGATGACCGAAGCGGTTCTGAAGGATAAGAAGCGGATCATTCCCGTCATTGCCCTTCTCGAAGGAGAATACGGGTACGATGGTCTGTTCATGGGTATCCCGGCGCTGCTGGGTGCTGAAGGGATTGAGAAGATCTTCGAACTGGAGCTGACAGCGGAAGAAAAGGCGGCTCTCGATAAGTCTGCAGATTCAGTACGTGCGGTAACTTCAGTGGTTACTATCTAG
- a CDS encoding SDR family oxidoreductase, which yields MPDNKQSTKTLPPQVQDRQPGIESEMKPRPEFETSSYKAAGKLLGKAALITGGDSGIGRAVAVHFAKEGADVVISYLNEHADAEETKRQVEQEGRKCILVAGDIGVEAFCQDLINKTVEGLGKLDILINNAAEQHPQDKIEDITSEQLERTFRTNIFSMFYLTKAAMPHLKKGSTIINTTSITAYRGSPQLLDYSSTKGAILSFTRSLSMNLAEKGIRVNAVAPGPIWTPLIPSTFDAKKVSEFGGTQPMKRPGQPEELAPAYVYLASEDSSYVSGQVMHVNGGEIVNG from the coding sequence ATGCCAGACAACAAGCAATCCACAAAAACTTTGCCACCTCAGGTGCAGGACCGGCAGCCCGGAATTGAGAGCGAGATGAAGCCGCGCCCGGAATTTGAAACCTCAAGCTATAAAGCGGCAGGCAAGCTGCTGGGCAAGGCGGCGCTCATTACGGGAGGCGACAGCGGCATTGGGCGCGCGGTTGCCGTTCATTTTGCCAAAGAAGGTGCGGATGTGGTCATTTCCTATCTGAATGAGCATGCCGATGCCGAGGAAACGAAACGCCAGGTCGAGCAGGAGGGCCGGAAGTGTATTCTGGTTGCCGGTGACATCGGGGTAGAAGCGTTCTGCCAGGATCTGATCAACAAAACGGTGGAAGGCCTGGGCAAACTCGACATTCTGATCAACAACGCCGCCGAGCAGCATCCGCAGGACAAGATTGAGGATATCACCTCGGAGCAGCTGGAGCGGACGTTCCGCACCAATATTTTCTCCATGTTCTATTTGACCAAGGCCGCCATGCCGCATCTGAAAAAAGGGTCTACAATCATCAATACGACATCGATCACAGCCTACCGGGGCAGCCCGCAGCTGCTGGACTATTCGTCGACCAAAGGTGCAATTCTCAGCTTCACCCGCTCGCTGTCGATGAATCTGGCGGAAAAAGGCATCCGTGTAAATGCCGTAGCTCCGGGCCCGATCTGGACACCGCTGATTCCATCCACGTTTGATGCCAAAAAGGTCAGCGAGTTCGGCGGCACACAGCCGATGAAACGTCCGGGACAGCCGGAAGAGCTGGCTCCGGCCTATGTCTACCTGGCCTCGGAGGATTCATCCTATGTCAGCGGGCAGGTCATGCATGTCAATGGCGGAGAAATTGTCAACGGCTAA